agaagaagaagaaaaaaaaaagaaaaaacaccacgGTGGTAGCTGCTGCTTCTCCCCGAAAACGCCTTCACTGTTCGGGTCCAAGGTggcctcttcatcatcagcacCGTCATCATCAGGGGAGCAGTGGTTTCACTCccagaaaaacaattaaataaaatgttttttttgtttgttttaaaggggGGAAATAAATAGATAATGGTCACAAatcaaaacatgcattttcatgcaaaatgtgtgtggaaAACAAACAAGCGCGCTCATCCAGGTGTGTGGGTCAGGAGGACAGGTGAGTGTGTGCACGTGCTGAGAGTACACTGTAAATTAATCATGACGGTGTTATTACATATTGCTTTGTCCGACAGAGGAGACCGGTCCTGTCAAGGATCTGCGCGTTTTCATGCGTCACTGTGGATCTGTGTCGATACGAAGTCATTACATTTTGGTACATGTTCGGACTCATGGTTTACATTTTATGCAGTGAGTGTACAAGTCCTCCGGAGGGTCTGCGCGCTCCGCCCGGGTCGTCTCTGCAGGTCTGCGCCCCCCCGGCTGCGCGTTTTGCCATCAGTCGTCCACATCAATCTCCACGTCCTCGTCCTCTGAGCACTCCTTACTTGTTGTGTGGTCTGAGAAGGGGGACAGCGGCGACGTCCGCAGTTTTTGTGCGAGCTCGTGCTCCTGCTGGCCTCCCCGCGCGGGGGACTCGGCTCGCGGGTGGCCCAGTGTGCCATTGGCGCATTTCTCCAGGTCCGCCAGCTTGGCGAGCTTGTCCAACGGGACCTGGCCGATGGCCTTGGCCGACTCCACGTCGGCCTTCATCTCTTCCAGATCCCGTTTTAACTTCGCCCTCCGGTTCTGAAACCACGTGATGACCTGCGCGTTCGTGAGACCAAGCTGCTGTGCGATCTGGTCCCGGTCTGCGGGCGACAGGTATTTCTGGTACAGGAAGCGCTTCTCCAACTCATAGATCTGGTGGTTGGTGAAGGCGGTCCGAGACTTCCGGCGCTTCTTCGGTGTGGTTCTCTGTCCGAACAGGGTCATGCCGTCCCGGCCTGCGGGAAGAAGCAGAATCTGCGTCAGAATCGTGAGAGCTTGTGCGCTGAGCGCTGCGCGCAAAAACAgggaaaatacacaaaactcCCCGTGACGCAGAAATTagggcaaataaaaaaataaataaaaacaaataatgataataaaagaaaaaatgtgaggAAGTTTGTTCAATTCTACCTCGCccaaatatttataataataacgATGATAATCATTTCTGAATGAGTTTCCAGTCTTCAACTGTCtcaaaaaaatataagaaatataattgaagtttaaaaaaaggagcatAAGAAGACATTAATACTAAATATAATGATAATAAGAAGGGGGTTTACCTTCCGCCGCCTGTAAAACGCTGACCTCCAGCCCCTTGAAGGTCTTGCTGGCTAACTCCTCCAACGCGCAAAGCGGGGAGGTCTGGGTGAGGAGCGCGCGGCTGGACAGGGGGATGCCGGACGGGCGGTGCTTCTCGGAAGACGAGATGAGATGAGCGGTGCCACAGATGGTGTAACTGCGCTTCACCGATGGTTTGTTGAGGATGTCGTCGATGCTGAAGGGGGTGAGCGGCTTGTTGGAGTTGGCAGGAGGCGGCAAGTGGTCCAGAGGACTTCTCCTCCTGTGCTCCCCCGCATCACATTTGGCCACTTCTTTGGATGTCATCGTCGGTCTCAGGCAGAGTTTAGAGGCGGAAAGACACGCGTGGATGTTGGGAAGAAAGTCACATAACAGTTTGGAATCGAAGTCAAAGCAGGAAGCCGGAGGGTGAGCAGCGCAGAGAGCAAGCGCGAATCTTAATCCGATGAGTTCGGAGAGCCGGTCCCGGATCCGCGGGTCCACAGGAGTGAGAGGCCTCCCTGAAAATGGCGAAGTCCACAGAGTTGACGAATACTAACAAGTTATCATTGATTGGTAGGTAATCAATTATCTCCAGTGGCACTGTCGCCCTCTTCCCTTTCACTCTTTGACTCTGTTGCAGTCCAGTGCGGGGCTTTTTGCGACTGGGGGTGTCCCATTAATTAGGACGCATGgctggaaggaggaggagcccGGCGGAATTATAATGCTTTGTGCTCTTATCATCTTTGGTCTAATTTAGTCGTGTGGTGAGATACCAGAATAGGTATGTGGGGTAAATGAGGGGAAGCAGGGAGGGAGGAAGGGAGGGAGGCAGGGAGGAGTGAGAGAATCTCATCTGCAGGCAATCCGAACGTCTTTACGCGTGAAACTTCCCGCAGCTGCAGTTCAATGTGCGGGGGAAAAGTCTGTGGATCATCACGGTGCTTCTGCGAGCGCTTAGGAGGCCGCAGCTCTGCGCACAGAGGAGCTGTCCTGGGCCTGAAGCGGGCTGATCCTGTGTTCCGTAACGCTAACGCAAAGCCGGGCCGTAGATCAGCCCTGACGACGCCTCCTCTGGGGCGGGAGGGAGAGGGAGCAGCATGTGCCCCTCTCAACAACGCCAAAGCCGCGCCATAACTCAGGCGAAAGGGCTCCTTTTATTCCACCCGAGGAAGATATCCTTTCCTCTTCCTCAGACCTGCGAGCATCCTGCAGGTTTGACAGGTTTTCATGGCGCCGGAATCCAGCGACGCGGCGGGAACAAGGGGTTCTTCATCACCAAAGCAGGTCTCTATTTAAAATGAacgaaaaaaagtttttatttcacttttttgtctcaaaatgaatgaaaatgctcttttttgaaACCCAAACGTATTGTTGAACGGGTACATTTAAGATACTAGTTTTATTCTCATTAACAGTTTAATGCAACAGCCTTTATTTCATCTACAATAGAGGTCATGACGTAACCAGTGGGTGTCATAAATAATAAGCAAAGGTGAAAcgtgatttatttttctgtttctgctttttagGTTTTTAGCATCAAATAGGATTAAATTGTGGCATCGGttccttttgctttttcatttcttctgtttatattaaaaatgattttcgtTCTCTCTGAATTTAGGCCTATAatattcttattaaataaaaaaatgtttttgttttatttttcagaggGGAAAAATTGCTAttgaacattttattgtttttcttgtagatattttacagattttttttcaacattatttATGCCAGAattgtaacaaaaataaaatgttaagtgTTTGGAATATTTCGCCTGACAGAATGGCAGAGGGTGTGTTCTTTTTTGTGACCTTTGATCTGACCGATGCTCTGTCGTGGACACCAGGTTGTTTTCGTTCAAAAGGTGAGGTGTGTTTGCAGTCATCTTGGACCAAACTGGGTCGCCGGTTCGGGTCCGCAGCTCAGAGGCTCAGTGAGTGACCTCCTGTAGGAGCAGGACCAGCTCCGCTGTGGTCAGCTGCAGGGGTGGCACCGTCATTTCGTGACTGGCACTCCTGAAGGCCCGTTTTCTCCCATGACACCAGATCCAGAGGAAGGCCGGCTCAGGCCCGACGGAAGCGGCATAAATCAGCCGTCGTTACGCCCGTGGAAATCTTCACGGAGAGCCCCGTCCAGCTGCAGGACGGAGGATTTATCTGCAGGTGAATCTCTGGAGAGACGGTCGTGTTTTAAGTGAGTAGAGATGTAATAACAGGCCGCGGACAAATCCCTAACGGCGGGCCGCGGCCGCGCGCGAGCGCAGCTCCATTATCCCTGTGATGAACGTGGACTGCTCAGCCAAGTGTCTCCTCCAGACCCGCGTGGGCCCCCACACCAACAGCACCATTTAACTGGACGGAGCCACGCAAAGGAGACCGAGCTGAACCGAGCAGATgccaaggcaaaaaaaaaaaaaaaaatctcaccaCAGATGCAGCATCATCTCCAACTTCACGACCGGAAGGGTCCGGTTCAGAAAAATCacagaaacacagagaaaaatcacaaaaatcttcaaataataattacaaaataaataaataaaataaaataaattaaaaaaagaaatacgcccccccccctcaaaaaacatttaaaaaatgtcacatgTTTAAAACCTCACTGacgttcaataaatatttttacgAATAAGCCATATTTAAATACATGttcttaataaaacaaaaagacttgggcattaaataaaacttttcataGTGGGAAATTATTACCTTCAAGCTTTTCTGTTAATGTACTTTTGTCTGCACCCAAGAAagaatttatttaattctttaaaaaaaacttgttgaaaaatgtaaatgaatgaaaaatatttaatttgttgtCCTAAATTTGCATCTTTGAAAAAtggtatttaataaaaaaagtcattacttgTTTATCACTTtaccaacaacaaaaacctgtttttttctaatttattgtTAGTTATaaagacttgttttttatttattgttagtTATAAAGAACATCACGTGACTGAATGTGATCTCACTGaacagtattttgttttttttaaattagtttacacattttattttgtataggaaataaaatataattttatgaCAACCTTTCATCAGCAGTTTTTCAAACCATTATAAGCTAAAAACATTAGAAGCATCATCaagtcagttttctttttaaaggcaaaaaaagtaaaaactccaCAAGTGTGAGAGCCTCGTCCCCCCCGCAGAGAGCAGAAAGTGGCGGTTTCCCCTCTTTAAGGAAACCTTTTCACGGCTGTGTGACTGCACTAATGCAAACTCCACTCACCGCCGTCAGTCAGCAAATAGACTGAGAGGAGCCGCTTCCGTGACTCTAGCAGGAAGCTTCGGGATCAGCTGAGTGCGGCTCACCTGCTGGAGCAGGTGCTGCTCTCACGCCGCGCTGCCAGCGGAAACAGACCGGCTGCCCGCCCTCATCACACTGATGTGCTTTGGGGCCTGTTCACTTGTTGTTGGCGCAGCCGGAACATTCCCAATTTACAGAGGGCGCATTTGAAGCCGCACATATGTGCCGCGGAAAAAACACGCTCCTCTCGTGATGGATTCCTGCTGATGAGTCCTCCATGAGCGCGCGCAGCCGCCGCGCTCCGCCTTCCTCATCCACGCTCCTCCATAAAACACGGCGCGCATGATGCTGCTGAATTGTGTTATTTGGAAAGGCCAGGGTGGAAAAGATTATTCAGAGCCTTTGGTAATAAAAACTGCCAGAGGAGAACTGTGGAGAATTATGGCAGCAATCCTTTAGTTTTCATTTGTGGGGGCGGCGGTTCTTTTCCATCCTTCCTTGATGCAAAGGAGGACAAAGAGACCTTGAGGtggaaaataacagaaaattgAATTTGTCACTTTGGGAAGAGtaaacagcagcagctctggtgTTGATTACACCAAGACTAAATAGATaaaagtggatctttaagattttttaaaaggtttttcacatttgtgGCCTAAAACTACAACATCTGCGGAGCAAGACGCACAGTTACGTAACGCGCACAGCAGCATCCACCTGACACGAGCCAGGTGTGTGAGCTGGATGCTCATGTGATCAGCTGCTCTTCCTCCTTCCACTGAGTTGATTTCCTCCCTCCCACCCTCCCACACACAAACGCTGCCTCTGAAGGATGGCCTCTGTCTTTCAATTAGCCCGCGATGGCCCTCTTACAAGGGTGGCGTCTGGCGGTCCGGCCTGCAGCAGATGCTGCCGCGGATCGTCGGCTGGATCCGACCGTCATCAGGGTGGAGCTAAGGATTATGGCTCCATCATCTTATCTTCGCTCTCTGCGGGGCTCTAATTGGGGGGGATCAGCACCAAAATCAGCAGTGATCAAAGTGGTGGGGGTGTATTGTTTTATCAGATCCGAGGATCCCCCATGCACCCCCCatccccccaccctctgctggGCCACGAACGTTTGATTTGTCAGCTCTCAGTGGGTCCGTTCATGGAGCACCTGGCAACTCTGCGCAGCTAAATATGGAGGCTGCCACGATGGagccccccaacacacacaaccATATGCCCCCCCATTGTCATTCCAGGCAGCCAGGACAACATTCACCCCCGCGTCCTTTCAGCACACTGCATCAACGCCAGCCCCATGTGGAGGGGCCCGGGTCAAGAGGGAGTCCCACTGCACCCCCCCGGAGCCCCCGTGGGTTGGACTGAGGAAATGTGAATTAGCTTCATCAATGCAGAGGTTAACATTGCGCAAGGATGATGTTAACCCCCTCCCCTTTATTCGTGGCTTGATGTCTTTCTTAGGGGCCAAATTCTTATGAATAAAAGTGAGGAGGGGAGAGGTTGACAAAGGGATTTGTCTGACAAATGCCGAAGGAGAGCCCCTCAGGGAGGGACTGGTTAGGCCCCCCCGCCCAGTATTATCAATCACGCGGCGGCTCTCACTGCGCTGTTATTGTTTTCACCATAATTGTGTCAGGATGGCTTTCATTTGTCTCTAATGAAAAGTGTCTGCATTTGTCATGCTAATGTGGTGACAGCATAAATATTACACAACATATGTGCTGCCAGTTTGTGACCGCGCGCtgataaataatttattttcactTAAACGTGTAAAAAcgaacgccccccccccccccctccttaaAACTGTACATCAGCATCACATGCAGCTGT
The sequence above is a segment of the Oryzias latipes chromosome 1, ASM223467v1 genome. Coding sequences within it:
- the lbx1 gene encoding transcription factor LBX1, with the translated sequence MTSKEVAKCDAGEHRRRSPLDHLPPPANSNKPLTPFSIDDILNKPSVKRSYTICGTAHLISSSEKHRPSGIPLSSRALLTQTSPLCALEELASKTFKGLEVSVLQAAEGRDGMTLFGQRTTPKKRRKSRTAFTNHQIYELEKRFLYQKYLSPADRDQIAQQLGLTNAQVITWFQNRRAKLKRDLEEMKADVESAKAIGQVPLDKLAKLADLEKCANGTLGHPRAESPARGGQQEHELAQKLRTSPLSPFSDHTTSKECSEDEDVEIDVDD